One region of Mangifera indica cultivar Alphonso chromosome 3, CATAS_Mindica_2.1, whole genome shotgun sequence genomic DNA includes:
- the LOC123209976 gene encoding electron transfer flavoprotein subunit beta, mitochondrial, whose translation MKIMVAIKRVVDYAVKIRVKPDKTGVETSNVKMSMNPFCEIALEEALRIKESGLASEVVAVSMGPSQCVDTLRTGLAMGADRGIHVETISVLYPLTVAKILKSLVEVEKPGLLILGKQAIDDDCNQTGQMVAGLLSWPQATFASKVVLDKEKQEATVDREVDGGLETLSLDLPAIITTDLRLNQPRYATLPNIMKAKSKVITKYTPQELNVDIKSDFEVIQVTEPPKRKAGVIVSSVDELIDKLKNEAHVI comes from the exons atgaagataatgGTGGCTATAAAACGAGTTGTCGACTACGCCGTGAAGATTAGGGTGAAACCCGATAAG ACCGGAGTTGAGACCAGTAACGTCAAGATGTCAATGAACCCATTTTGCGAGATAGCGTTGGAGGAAGCTCTCAGGATCAAGGAATCAGGGTTAGCCTCCGAGGTTGTCGCGGTCAGTATGGGCCCCTCACAGTGCGTGGATACTCTGCGGACGGGTCTAGCTATGGGAGCTGATAGAGGGATTCATGTTGAGACCATCTCTGTGCTGTATCCATTGACCGTCGCCAAGATCTTGAAGAGTCTTGTAGAGGTTGAGAAGCCCGGTTTGCTTATTCTGGGAAAGCAG GCAATTGATGATGATTGCAATCAAACGGGGCAAATGGTTGCAGGGTTGCTCAGCTGGCCACAAGCTACCTTTGCTTCTAAG GTTGTTTTGGACAAGGAGAAACAAGAAGCAACTGTAGATAGAGAAGTAGATGGTGGTCTTGAGACACTATCGTTAGACTTACCTGCAATAATCAC GACTGATTTGAGACTAAACCAACCAAGGTATGCAACACTTCCCAACATAATGAAGGCAAAATCGAAAGTCATTACAAAATATACTCCACAGGAGCTGAATGTGGACATCAAGTCTGATTTTGAGGTTATTCAAGTGACTGAACCTCCCAAGAGAAAGGCTGGGGTCATTGTTTCTTCTGTTGATGAGTTGATTGACAAGCTCAAAAATGAAGCTcatgttatttga
- the LOC123211611 gene encoding putative disease resistance protein RGA3, with amino-acid sequence MAEPVVSTILTQLALLTSQELKLLWGVDKEVEKLISNFQAIQAVIEDAEYRQVKELAVRHWLDKLKEVSYDIDDVLDKWITTSKKFQMKKVENASKLWKKVSISFDCFFCKKVSLRHEIAFSIRDLKETLDTIAMEKNSFNFSPTVSTSTQLEHKITTSFIDLLEVQGRDDYKNTLINLLLIESSQAPIIHIISIVGMGGIGKTTLARIAFNDDKVNTHFDKKIWVCVSVPFVETNIAKAILESLTDVAPNVSELETMLRKIRQSLEGKKFLLVLDDVWTETPDDWKQLKNSLKCASKGSKIIMTTRKESTAKIMGATNMIPLGKLSDNESWLLFTQIAFFGKTKEKCEKFIDIGRKIVDKCKGLPLALKTLGSLLSLKSEVEEWQRALDSNLWGIDKIEAELFPTLLLSYYDLSSILKKCLSYCALFPKDYVIEKDALIKLWMAQGYLGNEEMELVGEKYFNTLVMRSFFQDFEKSEYDNNIIRCKMHDIVHDCIQSIAKNECSYIEFESPTMPQFEISTKSIRHVLIKLSSIPPYILNLKLRSLVVETERNDFTLNTSLSKKLTCLRTLALNLGWGKANLEGIKNLIHLRHFELHSITTVILSEALCDLYNLRTLDLTGCWNLRKLAQGIGKLVNLRHLLILRTFSLEYIPKGVERLSCLRTLNKFIIAGDGYNKKACTSLDCLKNLKLNQRSLELELGNVRDINALKLAYLESMKNLLDLVLRKWRHINIAFPKLKVLRFGYLTEWKEWHFETSEYTDEDSTIFETSECIDEDITIMPYLHFLSMIDCPELKAIPDQILRTPTLQHLEISDCDILRESYKTEDGRSKFSHIPKITID; translated from the exons ATGGCTGAACCCGTTGTCTCCACCATCTTGACACAATTGGCATTGCTAACAAGTCAAGAGCTAAAACTACTTTGGGGTGTTgataaagaagttgaaaaactcaTCAGCAATTTCCAGGCCATTCAAGCTGTAATTGAAGATGCGGAGTATAGACAAGTGAAGGAGTTGGCTGTGCGACATTGGTTGGATAAACTCAAGGAGGTGTCGTATGACATTGATGATGTGTTGGATAAGTGGATCACAACAAGCAAAAAATTCCAAATGAAGAAAGTTGAAAACGCTTCCAAGCTTTGGAAAAAGGTGAGCATCTCGTTTGATTGCTTTTTTTGCAAGAAAGTTTCCTTACGTCATGAAATTGCTTTTAGTATAAGAGATCTAAAGGAAACACTTGATACCATTGCCATGGAAAAGAACAGTTTCAATTTTAGCCCAACTGTGAGCACTAGTACTCAATTAGAACACAAAATTACTACctcttttattgatttattagaGGTTCAAGGAAGAGATGATTATAAGAATACTTTGATAAACTTATTATTGATTGAGAGTAGTCAAGCTCCAATCATTCATATTATTTCTATTGTAGGAATGGGAGGGATTGGTAAGACAACTCTAGCTCGAATAGCATTTAATGATGATAAAGTGAACACCCATTTCGATAAGAAAATATGGGTTTGTGTGTCTGTTCCTTTTGTTGAGACTAATATTGCAAAAGCAATTCTTGAATCTCTTACTGATGTTGCACCAAACGTAAGTGAATTAGAAACTATGCTAAGAAAAATACGTCAATccttagaaggaaaaaaatttcttcttgtcCTAGATGATGTGTGGACTGAAACTCCCGATGATTGGAAACAATTAAAGAATTCTCTTAAATGTGCTTCTAAGGGTAGTAAAATTATCATGACCACACGTAAGGAGAGTACTGCAAAAATAATGGGAGCCACAAATATGATCCCATTAGGAAAGTTATCTGATAATGAATCATGGTTGTTGTTTACTCAAATTGCATTTTTTGGAAAGACCAAGGAAAAGTGCgaaaaatttatagatattGGTAGAAAGATAGTAGATAAGTGCAAAGGGTTGCCTCTTGCTTTAAAGACTTTAGGAAGTCTCTTGAGCTTAAAAtcagaagttgaagaatggCAACGCGCTTTAGATAGTAATTTATGGGGAATAGATAAGATAGAAGCAGAACTCTTCCCCACTTTGCTTTTGAGCTATTATGATTTGTCTTCTATACTAAAAAAATGCCTTTCATATTGTGCCTTATTTCCAAAAGATTATGTGATAGAAAAAGATGCATTAATCAAACTATGGATGGCTCAAGGGTATCTAGGAAATGAAGAAATGGAATTAGttggtgaaaaatattttaatacattgGTAATGCGCtctttctttcaagattttgaaaaaaGTGAATACGATAATAATATTATCCGATGCAAGATGCATGATATAGTGCATGATTGTATTCAATCTATTGCAAAGAATGAGTGTTCTTATATAGAATTTGAGAGTCCTACAATGCCTCAATTTGAGATTTCGACGAAAAGTATTCGACATGTATTGATAAAATTGTCCTCAATTCCTCCCTATATTCTTAATCTTAAACTACGTAGCCTTGTTGTTGAAACTGAAAGGAATGATTTTACATTAAACACATCATTATCTAAGAAGTTGACATGTCTAAGAACGTTAGCTTTGAATTTAGGATGGGGGAAAGCTAATTTGGAAGGAATAAAAAATCTGATACATTTGAGGCACTTTGAGTTGCATAGTATTACTACAGTAATATTGTCTGAGGCATTAtgtgatttatataatttacgAACCTTGGATCTCACTGGTTGTTGGAATTTGAGAAAGCTAGCCCAAGGAATAGGAAAGTTGGTAAATTTGAGGCATTTGTTAATTCTTAGGACTTTCTCTTTAGAGTACATTCCAAAaggagtagagagattgagttgTCTAAGgacattaaacaaatttattattgcCGGTGATGGCTACAATAAGAAAGCATGTACAAGTCTTGATTGTTTGAAGAACTTGAAACTGAATCAAAGGTCTTTAGAGTTAGAATTGGGAAATGTGAGGGATATTAATGCGCTTAAACTTGCATATTTAGAGAGTATGAAAAATCTACTTGATCTGGTATTAAG AAAATGGCGTCACATCAACATTGCCTTTCCCAAATTGAAAGTCCTTCGTTTCGGCTATCTAACGGAATGGAAAGAGTGGCATTTTGAGACATCAGAATATACAGATGAAGATAGTACAATTTTTGAGACATCAGAATGTATAGATGAAGATATTACGATCATGCCTTATCTTCATTTCTTGTCAATGATAGACTGTCCTGAATTAAAGGCAATTCCCGATCAAATTCTTCGAACGCCAACACTGCAACATTTAGAAATCTCTGACTGCGATATTCTAAGAGAAAGTTACAAGACAGAAGATGGAAGGAGCAAATTCTCTCACATCCCAAAGATCACAATTGATTAA
- the LOC123212548 gene encoding electron transfer flavoprotein subunit beta, mitochondrial-like — protein sequence MSMNPFCEIALEEALRIKESGLASEVVAVSMGPSECVDTLRTGLAMGADRGIHVEVTSVLYPLTVAKILKILVEVEKLGLLFLGKQAIDDDCHQTGQMVAGLLSWPQATFASKVVLDKEKQEATVYREVDGGLETLSLDLPAVIT from the exons ATGTCAATGAACCCATTTTGCGAGATAGCTTTGGAAGAAGCTTTAAGGATCAAGGAATCAGGGTTAGCCTCCGAGGTTGTCGCTGTCAGTATGGGGCCTTCAGAGTGCGTGGATACTCTGCGGACTGGTCTAGCGATGGGAGCTGATAGAGGGATTCATGTTGAGGTCACCTCTGTGCTGTATCCATTGACCGTCGCCAAGATCCTGAAGATTCTTGTTGAGGTTGAGAAGCTCGGTTTGCTTTTTCTGGGAAAGCAG GCAATTGATGATGATTGCCATCAAACAGGACAAATGGTTGCAGGGTTGCTCAGCTGGCCACAGGCTACCTTTGCTTCTAAG GTTGTTTTGGACAAGGAGAAACAGGAAGCAACTGTGTATAGAGAAGTAGATGGCGGTCTTGAGACACTATCATTAGACTTACCTGCAGTAATCACGTAA
- the LOC123209977 gene encoding CASP-like protein 5B3: protein MKDFAGTPGTLTGLFLRIAQCVFAAGSIASMATTTTFVNFTAFCYLIASMGLQIIWSFGLAFIDAYALMRNKVLHNPVLVSLFVLGDWVTATLSLAAASAAGGITVLFFHDLGNCDIAEECQKYQMSVALAFLSWISIAISSLIMLWLLAAG from the exons ATGAAGGATTTTGCTGGGACACCGGGGACTTTGACTGGGCTATTTCTAAGGATTGCACAGTGTGTTTTTGCAGCTGGATCAATTGCTTCCATGGCTACCACTACCACTTTCGTCAATTTTACAGCTTTCTG CTACCTGATTGCTTCAATGGGTTTGCAAATTATCTGGAGCTTTGGGCTTGCCTTCATAGATGCATATGCCTTAATGCGAAATAAGGTCCTTCACAATCCTGTTTTGGTCAGCCTATTTGTATTAGGAGACTGG GTGACAGCTACATTATCTCTTGCTGCTGCTTCTGCAGCAGGCGGCATCACAGTGCTATTTTTTCATGATTTGGGAAATTGCGATATTGCAGAGGAATGTCAAAAATATCAAATGTCAGTTGCCTTGGCCTTCCTCAGCTGGATTTCAATTGCAATATCATCTCTGATTATGCTTTGGCTATTAGCGGCAGGTTAG